The Corythoichthys intestinalis isolate RoL2023-P3 chromosome 1, ASM3026506v1, whole genome shotgun sequence genomic interval tgaaatagtagtttggtttagactgagaggatttttgaacaattgtagaactaatgaacaaaacatgaaaaaaacaaaataggggggtgcatcaataatcattttataatcgaatcggagcctctgaatcgtaatcgaatcgttaggtgcccaaagattcccagctctagttatgaggtagatatccattacttttttacagacacccaatttttcattgtgacgtaatttgtttaaaagtttaaaatatgtgagtgaataatttttttgaaatcttttttttttttttattgaactaaatattagacatcaattaatgattctaagttaaaaatgacagacattttgaataataaatataattaaataaatcgaagtgaagtagcagcagtttaaCAGTGAATCTGTCACGTTAGTATTGTTAGTATCACgtaagtaagtattgcacatacagtggggagagcaagtatttgatacactgccaatggggaaacccattggcagtgtatcaaatacttgttctccccactgtagtatattgcatataaatgaatattggacgttgggtgatgtggtgttaccaggatgttaGCTGTACTTGCGGATGTTTGGAGCTCTGCTGAGGCACCGGGAGGAGTAGATGTCCATTAGGGAGGGGAGAGGACAACCAATTATTTAATAAATTCCGACGTCACTTATGCCTCAGCACTATTGTCAGCAATCTGGACCTCGTCTTTCAACAATCACACAGCCTCTTTCTATGGCTTGTCTTTTCTGGTCAGCTTCCTTGACTTACAAGTCCCTGTTCTTTGCCGTTTCCTTTGTGCGCGCCTCGACTCTGCTCCTCTTGCTGCCGGTCAGTCATTTCAAGGCCTTGTTCTTCCTCGCTTCTGAAATCACAGCCTTGGAGAAGTTCGCACCAAAACAGTTGAGGAGGGACCCGCTAATGTGCGGCAAAATGGTGTTGGCCAGCCTGTGCCCCTCCTGGCACCTGTACCCCTGCAAGGTCGGGTCTGAGGCCACCAGGAACTCTAGCAGGTGCCTGAAGCCGTCGCTGTGGTGCATGGCAAGGGAATGGAACCTAACCCTGCGCTCCTTCTTGTCCTTCCTGCACATCAGGGAGTCCCACAGCGACATCCCGAAGGACGCCATGTGGGCCATGGGGAGAGATGGCCGCTTGAGGACCGTCCGAAGTATTGCGAATATTGCGAAGTACGATGCCATTGCGGCTAATTTgtgctattgatttttttcaaaatgtttcaaaatacatgcatggtatgaaaaatagaataattaccttgaatcctcgaacaaatcactcctgagacaatccttcctgtttgtatccggtacagctttcatactttttcaacctaaatccggcattagatcgatgcgtgcgtgtttgagaataactcctcttgacgctggcgcagtgtctgggggaagtgacccgtcaatatattatgaagtctatgttaacAATTCAAAATATTTAGTGTTTAACACTTACAATTTGTAAAGTGTGAAACTATCTCCGGTTAGGCATAGGCAATAAAATTAGGTTTAAAGTAGCgttaaagtggcattaaaaagcattaaagggATTTGCcgatacttttagaaaccctctaCCCCACACCCTCGGTGCATGATGAATTTAGATCAAGGTCCGTCTCCCCTCGAAAAATTAAGACTTATAAGTGTGCCCTATAGTTGTGAAAATACGTGGAAGTAACTCACCATTTAAAGGTCAAATAAAGACCAATaagaaaagattttttttctaacattCTTATCTTTCCCTTTTACAGTCCTGTTTGACTTCCTCTCCAACCTTGGACTACAGAATTATGATACAAACAAATTGACCCTTGAGCCTCTGTTGGAAGTCAACATAAGAAGCCTATCCGAAAAGGCCGTTTTATCAGAGGATGAAATACCATTTGATTTCCTAAGCAAACTGTTCAAACTCAATCCTGAGTGCAGAAAATGTACAAAGGGGCGAAGTAATCATGGAACGACCGAAGCCACTCTTGACCAACTGGACATTTACACTGCACCTGACTCAGTTCATCCTCTTGACCTTATAGTAGGTCTATTTCTTTGCGCTGACACCTTCTTGCGACAGGAAATGGCTCTTAAGATGTCATCATGTCAGTTTTCTGTCCCACTGTTGTTGCCCCACTGCAACAACAATCAATCTACTCTGATGTTATGGACACTAAGAGAAATTGTAAAAGAGTGGTGTCCACATGAGTTGTCTCAGACAAGAGGATTTGCGGAAAACAACATTGTCCAAGAagcgatgccatttttttcctttgtgaGGCTGAAAAACTGCAGTTTATCCAAATCTCAGTTCTTAAATCACATTCTCGGCAGTGGCCAACAGAATCACAACATGTTCATACACAGAGACATGGAAGGAGGGGCACAGAGAAGAAAAATTGCAAATACATTGGTGGAGGTTGGCTGGTTCCTTCCTtgtgggagagaaaatattgacatATTCCCAGAGCCGATTGCATTCGCAAATTTGAGAGGTGATATTTGTGAGTCGCTCACACAGTTTAGCTTCCTTTATGAAGTGTCCAATGCAATCTTTGTTTTCTTGGACAAAGTTGAAGAAAAGGAGCATCAAATTCTGACAGCTCTTAAAGATGCAAAATCAAAACTCCATTTTGTTGTTAATCTCAAAGACAGAGCCTCTGCGGACATAACGTCTGTCAAAAACACAGTGCAAGAACTGGCTTTACCAAACAGCAGCATTAAAATCAAAGACTCCAGGGAAAATATAGCTGAGTTTTCTCAGAAACTTTGTGCAACCATCAAGAACTCACTGCacgatgtgaaaaaaaaattgagtattGAAAATATGTGCACAAAAGCAatcgaactagggctgtcagtgGATGAAAACATAACTCTTAACCAGAAAAGACCTGCTGAACATATCATGAAGAGTATTCGCGCACAACCTATACAAGtttgcaaaaaacaacaacttcctTTGCAGGGAGAAACTTGGAAGAAGTTATCACAACTGGAGAAGAAGGAATGTAGAATGAAAGATGTTGGCACAGGTGGCGGCGAGCATTACAAATCTCAGCTACAGATAGAGAGAAAAAAGCTTTGGGAAgagcaaaacaagaaaaaacggtcaaaaggaATGCAAGATTTTATTGACACCTTAGCAAAAAGCGACAAAGAAGGAAGACACTACTTCTTAAAATGGATGAAATTTATGTTAAATACTCACTCTCGTGACACACTTACTGCGCTGCAAAACCAGTTCAAAGAGCAATGCAAAAATAAGGCTGTCCAACTAGATTTGTTGGAAAGCTCTTTAGGAGTTGAGCATTACATGAGAGAAATGGGACTTAACTATGAGGTTTCCAAGCAGTTAGATGAAGGTGACGATACATTGTCCTATTTGCCTTCTGTAGCTGCTGAAATGCTGCTTGATGGATATCCATTGGAGCTTTTGGATGGAGATGCTTCAAACATCCCAGAGAAGTGGGTGACAGCCGTTTTAATGGAGCTTCACAAGAAGGTCGGTGGCAAAAGCAGGCTGCTTGCGATATCTGTGTTGGGTGTTCAAAGTTCTGGAAAATCAACACTTCTCAACACCATGTTTGGTGTTCAGTTTCCAGTCAGCAGTGGCAGATGCACAAGAGGCGCCTACATGTTATTCCTCAAAGTTGGAGATGATACCAAAGAGAAATTGGGTTGCGACTTCATTCTCCTCATTGATACTGAAGGTCTGAAATCCCCTAAACTTGCACAACTAGAAGATAGTTACGAGCATGACAACCAGCTGGCGACCTTCGTCATCGGATTAAGTGATGTCACCATTGTAAACATTGCAATGGAGAATGCAACGGAAATGAAAGATGTCCTGCAGATTGCTGTCCATGCTTTCTTGCGAATGAaacaaattgggaaaaaaacagtttgTCATTTTGTCCACCAAAATGTTGCTGGAGTGTCTGCTCATGACAAGACCTTGACAGAGAGACGCCATCTATTGGATCAGCTCaatgaaatgacaaaaattgcAGCTGAAATGGAGAAACAGTCTACAATTCAAGCATTTACGGATGTGCTCGACTATGACTTAGAAAACAACAACTGGAACATTCCAGGACTTTGGCATGGAACGCCTCCAATGGCACCAGTCAACACCGGTTACAGTGAGGCTGTAGCAGACTTCAAGAAAAATCTTCTGGAGACCTTGGGAAAAGAAAAGCGAAATGGCGTCGGAAATATCCCAGATTTTCTTGAATGGATGCGTAGTGTGTGGAAATCAGTCAAATATGAGAATTTCATCTTTAGTTTCAGAAACACACTAGTGGCCCATGCTTATGACAACTTGTGTAAAGAGTTTAGCCAGTGGAGATGGGAGATGCGCAAAGAAATCCTCAACTATCAGAGAGGAGCAGAGTCAGAAATCTTAAATGCTAACAACGACGCTGAATTGGACACAATGATCGAGAAGAAGAAATCAGAACTAACTGAGGAAATTAAAAAGCAGAAAAGCAAATTGAATGAGAAGCTGACAAACTATTACAGAAGGACAGACATACATGTcaatttgattgaaaaatacagAGGCGACTTTTTCAGTACTATCAGCAGTCTGTCAAATGAGATTCAATCTTCAGTGAAAACTGAATTGGACAGAACCCTTGAACGCAAAATTGGCTTGCAAAAGGCGCAGGATATACAACAGAATCACCGTGGTATGATTGAAGAAAGAGTCATGAAACTTCTTCATAACTTTAAAGACTTGAGCCTGTCTGATGACCAACTGAGAAAGGAGTTTGAGAAAATGTGGAATGCAGCTACTGCCAATATACCCAGTCTGAAAGAACAAGATATACCTACAAAAATTTTGAGCCAACTAATGGAAAATTTCTTGAATCGCAGCGTGAATGAAAACTTAGCCTATAATAAAAGCCTTACGGATTTTGGAATGGGACCATTTGAGACCAGAATGGAACATCGATCCATACTTAAGATAATTAAGAATTACTTCACAGGAAAAACAGACATTTATGCAAACGGTATCATCGAATCATCCACCCAATATGTTTTTGATACATGTAAGTCACATGGTGACTACCATGATTCTTTCACAAGGGATCTGCTACACATGATTGATAAAAAGCTGAGTGAAGGTTCCAAGCGTCATCAAACCACAAGTAAGTTCGAGATCGACATCAAACTTCATATTTGTGGCATTGCTGCTAGAGAATTCCTGAAGATGCACCAAAGGTTCTTGTCAAAGAATGACCCTCGAAAACAACTTGAAATCTACAAGCAACAGTACTTGTCAGACTTTCTGGATTTATACAAGGAGACCGATAATTGCCAACGTAAAGCAAAGGCTTTTGTCCACCTTTGTATCAAGCCAGCCATTGTTAAAAACATCAACGGAGCTTTGGGAATTGACATTGTGGACGACATATTGAATAGCAGCCATTCAATAAACTACAGTTCACGctcttatttccaatacaacatTCAGAAAGAGTTATTGGAGAAAGATGACTTCAAGACTTTTGTCAAGTACATTTTGGACTATGAAACATATGTTAAACATCAGATTTTTCTTCAAATCTGTCAAAAAATGGACAAGGACAACACATTGTTCCaattaaagaagaaaaactTGGAGGCTGTAATTTCAAAATTGATCAAAGCAATAAATCAGGCCTCAAATATGGTACCAGATGACGATGTGAACATTTCAAATCTCGTCAATGAGATGCGCCAATCTCtggttaaagacattgtaaTATCAGAGGAAGCACTAAAGAGCACTCTGTTTGAGATCAAAAGCACATGCCATTCATTTAcacgaagctttattgagtccttgaatgaattgaaagaaacaCTCCTTGATAAATTCTCCAAAACTCAAGATGTAACTGAAACTCTAGATCAACTCGCAATAAAACCGCAGGATGAGCTTTTCAAGCGAGTAGTCGGATGTGGACACCAGTGCCCGTTTTGTCACGTTCCTTGTGAAGCGGGTAGCGACGTACACGAGAAACATCACGCAGCTGTGCATCGACCTCAGgcacttggaacatacaggaacaCAGAAACTAAGATACTTGTTGAAATTCTGTGCACGACTAATGTGCAGGGTAATAGGTCATTTAGAAGTAAAGAAACCAGTGAAAACTATGTTCCTTACCGAGACTACCACCTCTACTATCCTGACTGGCACATTCCCCCAGACCCGACAATGGAAGCGTCTGATTACTGGAAATACGTACTGGTGCGCTACAATGACCAATTTGCAAAAGAGTATGATGCCAAGCCAGCCAATGTTCCAGGGCCCTGGAAGAAAATCACAAAGGATCAAGCGCTGAAGGGTTTGAAGGATGcttttaatgtaaaataatgTAAAGTGGAGTGTGTCACCTTGTGAGGAAAAAGGATATGAAGAGAGCCCTGTTGAAGAAGAAAATAATTTTCTTCGCGACGTTCTTTTTTAATGACCTTGCTTCAAAGAAGAAGCTGATAGCTGCATTACTTTATCCAAATAAAGTCTGACATATGATATAGAAATGAATGTATCActcaaatgaacaaatatatagGAATAAGTATTTCTTCAAAtattacaaaaaagaaaaaaaaaacattgaacagAAGAGACTATTTGCTaatcaactgtgagggatgtaATTGACATTGATCATGAACTATTTTACACAGTGTTAATCACTTGAAGATGTGTTATTTGTTTGATATCACAATGAATGGATCAAATGAGATACTGTatacatcaataaaaataaggcactgtaaatatatttGGTATTTGAGTACCTTTACTTCACTTAGTACTTTTAGCAATGTCAACTATTTCCTGAAAAGGACGATGTTGAGTCATTTTGCAAGTGTTCTCGTGTTTTACATATGCTGAATGAACCGTACGAAAGAATAGCTTTCCATCTTTCAACAGGTTAAAGTTTTAATTATATCATTTTATTCTAACAATTACAATAGAATGGATGATATTTACAATATTTAGCTGCTTCTAGCTTAACTTGAAGAAaatgttgtttacattttttttgtttggttttgatttttttttttttaaatgggtgggggggggggggggggcacggtTCCCTAATTATTATGTACACTAGCCTTTTCAAGGCATTTTCATTCGCATTTATTGGAATGAACTGATAACAGTACCATGATTTTCAGActgcaccaaccaaaacaaacaagaaaaatatttatattcgtTCATCTCTCGACTTcatctaaggctaggttcatactacaggttttaatccacaaatccgattttttcgtgtttttccgactcgagtcaggcattaacttgacggtctaaacggacaagtcgcatagatgtggaccatttcaaagttcaagttaatgcctcactcgagtcggaaaaacacgaaaaaatcggattcgtgcattaagacctgtagtatgaacgtagcctttcgtatgtggttcaaatccgatctgggccacattttttcagaacgtgactggcggtctgaactgtcaaaacTCTGAAATCGGAGTTCGTGCAGCAATTACgttagcaaagagcaagaggcacggaggacgccagccatgtaggcattatTGCTAGCATGAAGCCGGCTtggccacagtcataaaaaaataaaatgaaaagaattagccttacaattttcgattttcattctgtgcgccaaatgagcaatatttcattattgcacacatggccgagtcagggcaaactgacgcacccacgtcatttcacgcacacacgtcaaggctcaagtgtgtgcgtgtatgcgttctatcagtccatataaactttgaatataagactaaacggggattattaatgtctgttatttgtgtcctctttttggaaatcaaaatatgatcactctggaatgacatacagctagcatgtgtaatttgttttgatgcttttgcgggtctctttgctgagcgcatctcggactgcgaattagtgcgcatgcgtgatacttgaacggtctcaatggacaaagacagtctgaacgggcacgccaaaaaaacagatatggcaaaaaatcggatttgtgcattaagacttgcagtatgaacctagcctaagtcgcAGGTTTCCATCTTTtactatgggatatttacatcaaaacaCATGCAGCTCATTGGCCAATTAAAAAACGTACAGTACGTACGTTATATATTTACGTAatgtaaaccctaaccctataacgACTTCAATAATGTTCCTACTTTTTTCTCCTAATATTACGTTAGTCTCCTAATATgacgccaaaagcagttttgtgtTAATGAAAAACCTTACGTAGGAGAAAGTGGTAAAAGTATCAGCCTGTGAAACCAAAAGACTCCCAGTTCACGTAATGTTAAAATAAGCaacaacttttttccattttgcagcccccccaatttactgcaaaatttaCCTGAACTGATGTCAACTGTCATTCATTTGTGctgagttgttgggacaccactctgttattgagagagttggtacgctccgtcagcTGCGGGATTTGGATAATGTAAAATGCATTTGACGTTGTCACTCAAAATTACCCATAGCAAACATTTGTTGCTCATCTGTTGCTCCATCTCGTCTCGTGAGACGAATTTGAGCGTCTCAAATTATTTTCTGcgtatttttttatgaatttgTGCTtgagtcaaaatgagcaaaTACGTCATTGAAACAAAGGAAATGGATTCGAGAAAACCAGATTTGAGCAATATTTGGGAAGAGAAATACAGTATAGGAGTTCTCAAAATGTTCTCAATCATGTCTTGGTTTCTTGGAAGTGGAATTTAAGAgcatttaatgaaataa includes:
- the LOC130926992 gene encoding interferon-induced very large GTPase 1-like isoform X1, whose amino-acid sequence is MDASEQDDDPETKKEDDSSIASVSSAPGASIFLINGSDPEQIGSPHPGTGQESHAQSCPPSPPAGSSRDNTEDVGCRSQPGTRTEDSLAQSSSPSPGPSEEDMDASEQDDDPETKKEDDSSLAAVSSAAGASIFQLGMKRLGEMVSNYFMRNTSDPEHIGSPNPGTGQECQGQSCPPSPTPPAGSLRDNIEDVGCGSRPGTRTVDSLAKHSSPSPVPSGDDMDASEQDDDPETKKEDDSSIASVSSAAGASIFQIKRSDSEQIGSPHPGTGQESHAQSCPPSPTPPASSSRDSREDLGCGSQPGTRTEDSLAQHSSPSPVPSEEDMDASEQDDDPETKKEDDSSLAAVSSTSLAPPTGPSVLFDFLSNLGLQNYDTNKLTLEPLLEVNIRSLSEKAVLSEDEIPFDFLSKLFKLNPECRKCTKGRSNHGTTEATLDQLDIYTAPDSVHPLDLIVGLFLCADTFLRQEMALKMSSCQFSVPLLLPHCNNNQSTLMLWTLREIVKEWCPHELSQTRGFAENNIVQEAMPFFSFVRLKNCSLSKSQFLNHILGSGQQNHNMFIHRDMEGGAQRRKIANTLVEVGWFLPCGRENIDIFPEPIAFANLRGDICESLTQFSFLYEVSNAIFVFLDKVEEKEHQILTALKDAKSKLHFVVNLKDRASADITSVKNTVQELALPNSSIKIKDSRENIAEFSQKLCATIKNSLHDVKKKLSIENMCTKAIELGLSVDENITLNQKRPAEHIMKSIRAQPIQVCKKQQLPLQGETWKKLSQLEKKECRMKDVGTGGGEHYKSQLQIERKKLWEEQNKKKRSKGMQDFIDTLAKSDKEGRHYFLKWMKFMLNTHSRDTLTALQNQFKEQCKNKAVQLDLLESSLGVEHYMREMGLNYEVSKQLDEGDDTLSYLPSVAAEMLLDGYPLELLDGDASNIPEKWVTAVLMELHKKVGGKSRLLAISVLGVQSSGKSTLLNTMFGVQFPVSSGRCTRGAYMLFLKVGDDTKEKLGCDFILLIDTEGLKSPKLAQLEDSYEHDNQLATFVIGLSDVTIVNIAMENATEMKDVLQIAVHAFLRMKQIGKKTVCHFVHQNVAGVSAHDKTLTERRHLLDQLNEMTKIAAEMEKQSTIQAFTDVLDYDLENNNWNIPGLWHGTPPMAPVNTGYSEAVADFKKNLLETLGKEKRNGVGNIPDFLEWMRSVWKSVKYENFIFSFRNTLVAHAYDNLCKEFSQWRWEMRKEILNYQRGAESEILNANNDAELDTMIEKKKSELTEEIKKQKSKLNEKLTNYYRRTDIHVNLIEKYRGDFFSTISSLSNEIQSSVKTELDRTLERKIGLQKAQDIQQNHRGMIEERVMKLLHNFKDLSLSDDQLRKEFEKMWNAATANIPSLKEQDIPTKILSQLMENFLNRSVNENLAYNKSLTDFGMGPFETRMEHRSILKIIKNYFTGKTDIYANGIIESSTQYVFDTCKSHGDYHDSFTRDLLHMIDKKLSEGSKRHQTTSKFEIDIKLHICGIAAREFLKMHQRFLSKNDPRKQLEIYKQQYLSDFLDLYKETDNCQRKAKAFVHLCIKPAIVKNINGALGIDIVDDILNSSHSINYSSRSYFQYNIQKELLEKDDFKTFVKYILDYETYVKHQIFLQICQKMDKDNTLFQLKKKNLEAVISKLIKAINQASNMVPDDDVNISNLVNEMRQSLVKDIVISEEALKSTLFEIKSTCHSFTRSFIESLNELKETLLDKFSKTQDVTETLDQLAIKPQDELFKRVVGCGHQCPFCHVPCEAGSDVHEKHHAAVHRPQALGTYRNTETKILVEILCTTNVQGNRSFRSKETSENYVPYRDYHLYYPDWHIPPDPTMEASDYWKYVLVRYNDQFAKEYDAKPANVPGPWKKITKDQALKGLKDAFNVK
- the LOC130926992 gene encoding interferon-induced very large GTPase 1-like isoform X2, which encodes MDASEQDDDPETKKEDDSSIASVSSAPGASIFLINGSDPEQIGSPHPGTGQESHAQSCPPSPPGSSRDNTEDVGCRSQPGTRTEDSLAQSSSPSPGPSEEDMDASEQDDDPETKKEDDSSLAAVSSAAGASIFQLGMKRLGEMVSNYFMRNTSDPEHIGSPNPGTGQECQGQSCPPSPTPPAGSLRDNIEDVGCGSRPGTRTVDSLAKHSSPSPVPSGDDMDASEQDDDPETKKEDDSSIASVSSAAGASIFQIKRSDSEQIGSPHPGTGQESHAQSCPPSPTPPASSSRDSREDLGCGSQPGTRTEDSLAQHSSPSPVPSEEDMDASEQDDDPETKKEDDSSLAAVSSTSLAPPTGPSVLFDFLSNLGLQNYDTNKLTLEPLLEVNIRSLSEKAVLSEDEIPFDFLSKLFKLNPECRKCTKGRSNHGTTEATLDQLDIYTAPDSVHPLDLIVGLFLCADTFLRQEMALKMSSCQFSVPLLLPHCNNNQSTLMLWTLREIVKEWCPHELSQTRGFAENNIVQEAMPFFSFVRLKNCSLSKSQFLNHILGSGQQNHNMFIHRDMEGGAQRRKIANTLVEVGWFLPCGRENIDIFPEPIAFANLRGDICESLTQFSFLYEVSNAIFVFLDKVEEKEHQILTALKDAKSKLHFVVNLKDRASADITSVKNTVQELALPNSSIKIKDSRENIAEFSQKLCATIKNSLHDVKKKLSIENMCTKAIELGLSVDENITLNQKRPAEHIMKSIRAQPIQVCKKQQLPLQGETWKKLSQLEKKECRMKDVGTGGGEHYKSQLQIERKKLWEEQNKKKRSKGMQDFIDTLAKSDKEGRHYFLKWMKFMLNTHSRDTLTALQNQFKEQCKNKAVQLDLLESSLGVEHYMREMGLNYEVSKQLDEGDDTLSYLPSVAAEMLLDGYPLELLDGDASNIPEKWVTAVLMELHKKVGGKSRLLAISVLGVQSSGKSTLLNTMFGVQFPVSSGRCTRGAYMLFLKVGDDTKEKLGCDFILLIDTEGLKSPKLAQLEDSYEHDNQLATFVIGLSDVTIVNIAMENATEMKDVLQIAVHAFLRMKQIGKKTVCHFVHQNVAGVSAHDKTLTERRHLLDQLNEMTKIAAEMEKQSTIQAFTDVLDYDLENNNWNIPGLWHGTPPMAPVNTGYSEAVADFKKNLLETLGKEKRNGVGNIPDFLEWMRSVWKSVKYENFIFSFRNTLVAHAYDNLCKEFSQWRWEMRKEILNYQRGAESEILNANNDAELDTMIEKKKSELTEEIKKQKSKLNEKLTNYYRRTDIHVNLIEKYRGDFFSTISSLSNEIQSSVKTELDRTLERKIGLQKAQDIQQNHRGMIEERVMKLLHNFKDLSLSDDQLRKEFEKMWNAATANIPSLKEQDIPTKILSQLMENFLNRSVNENLAYNKSLTDFGMGPFETRMEHRSILKIIKNYFTGKTDIYANGIIESSTQYVFDTCKSHGDYHDSFTRDLLHMIDKKLSEGSKRHQTTSKFEIDIKLHICGIAAREFLKMHQRFLSKNDPRKQLEIYKQQYLSDFLDLYKETDNCQRKAKAFVHLCIKPAIVKNINGALGIDIVDDILNSSHSINYSSRSYFQYNIQKELLEKDDFKTFVKYILDYETYVKHQIFLQICQKMDKDNTLFQLKKKNLEAVISKLIKAINQASNMVPDDDVNISNLVNEMRQSLVKDIVISEEALKSTLFEIKSTCHSFTRSFIESLNELKETLLDKFSKTQDVTETLDQLAIKPQDELFKRVVGCGHQCPFCHVPCEAGSDVHEKHHAAVHRPQALGTYRNTETKILVEILCTTNVQGNRSFRSKETSENYVPYRDYHLYYPDWHIPPDPTMEASDYWKYVLVRYNDQFAKEYDAKPANVPGPWKKITKDQALKGLKDAFNVK